The genomic segment ATCCGACGCTTTCTTAATTACTTACCAATCGATCATTCTTATCTATCATTTTCATATAGGTACGAACGGGATTGCATCCGTATTCTCATGAACGACACTTTTATTATattgttttatatattttattacaaaTTTGTTCCAATGCTAATCTAGTCCGCGTAAACTTAAAACATTTGaataaaactatatatatatatatatcacaaaaattaatgtgagatgatctcacatgtcaattttgtttgacatatattctatttggatcacacatgaaaaatattattttttatactaaatttattattttttatagtaaATGCACGTtgtgtgtaatataatatgTGAATATTACGTATTACACACAATTTGTTCTCAAGCTATTGATTTAATCATAATATTTTGCaaactaaattaaatataacatgagatttaataatattattttttgtataATTATAAAATGTAAAAATTCAATCAATGCTAAATAAACGCATATCATTaataattcaataaataaaatataaaaatttaaatatgataatatccaagaaaataatattttatttttttgaaatggtcaaatttaagaacaaaattgcatgaattaaagtTAAAACGTAAAGAACAATTTTGGAATTAGGAAAAGTTTTTACCAAAAGGTAGTTATTATTTGGATCTCTTGCTTTATTATtagtatataaatatatacatttttCTTACTATGTCTAATAACCGTGCTCACCTTTGTACTCATCAATATGATGACACTCATATGTTGTTGGATGTGATGAAACGTATCAAAATTGTATATCAAATGTGTGAGTAGTACGTCATCGGTGGAATTGAAGTTGACACAATTAACTGAAGATCATAAcaaaacttatatatatatagtgtgtgtgtgtgtgtgtgacaaTATAATTTCTCCATGGGGCCGGCGACTTTCGAATTAGGACATAATCTAAAGTCAaggtttcaatttttttttttgaaaaaagagTTGACCTAGTCTCCAAACGAAATACAACCAAAAAAGCATCTTTATCCTATACGTATATGTAatttgtaaatatatatattaactaCTAGTAGTGATAATTTGCATTAATTTCCAAATGAATCcaattatttaaacaaaatgtTCAATCCCAAGTGATGTTTGCCAGCCCAAAGTCTCCTAAAAACTGCAAAGGGGAATAAACTATTGGCAACTAGCCTATAATAGTTTCCCATTTCTTCTCATTAAAAGATCACATTACCTTGACCTAGACACATACATTCATGCACATACCAGGCCTCAAAAAGCAATAAACCAAGAGAAGCGAAGCCAAACAATCCGCCATGGGCCGCGTCGGAAACAACGAACCGCAAGTTCAAGAAACGATCGACGATTCATTCCCCGAAAGCGAGCAGCCGGTGACTAAGCCGAGATCCCAACCGCCAAGTAACAATAAACCCCAAAAGAACAGCCCGCACACAGGAGGAGAAGAAGACGACGACTTGTACTATGTTTCTTCTCAAGATCATCATCAAGATCAAACGCCTGCACAATTTCCTCCACTGAATAGTGAATATCATCATGAGCTTCCTAATCAGCATGTTCCCCCTCCGGCAAACATGCATTTTGCTCATCAGGTGCCGCGGCCGCAGATGGGCCATCCGGTGATGGCTTCGCCGGTTCCGCCATTCAACTTCGTCGCACCTCAACAAGATAAAGCTTGGAACAGTAATCTCTTTGATTGCATGAATGATCCTCAAAATGGTACTCACTTATCTCCTTcagattttacgataaaaatctatcaaatgcataaaagtctatcatttgaaaaaatcattaaaattcaCCAAAACTCTGAATTGAATAAATCCCACTTAGTTCCCTTTAACCAgtcccaaaataatattttttccacAGATAACataaatatatgtaaatttttcgTAAGATTAAAAACTTTAGTTtctttataaattataatatacatatcaattaATTAAGGTTGCCTTTACTTTAAATGATTGAGTTACATAGATAAATTATATAGTGATTATATAGGATTTGGAATAATTATACGTAAATAATAATTTGtttaatttgattgattttgattaggattgatattatgattaaatTTTGAACCTCAATTGTACCATTTGATCACTACACTTtgtataataaaattaaattataactacggtagaaaatattatttcacatttttatattatatatttaattatctttgttttaactaatttattattaattaaaagattttttgatgttccttaatttttctaaaaaataaataaaatatatagttgatatttttctaattttttaaatatttttaataatataatctTTAATAATATTGCATTATATCATTTTTCAGTCAGTAATAATTATCTAGAAATGTTACATTTAATTtttctattattttatttatttaagttttttaatcaaagtcttataaatatttctttttaacacttcaataatataaatttatttattttaatttggctaaaaatatatgtaaattataaatatgttttcataaattatttatagtaaacaCTCATAGAGTTTGATTATTAATCCAATCCAATTCTAATCATGCTGACTTCCGAGTAAAAGCAACGTAAACGATTAACGAGTAAAACATTTATGCAGCTCTCATCACGGCGTGCTTTCCCTGCATAACGTTTGGGCAGATTGCGGAGATATTGGACTCTGGCAACACCAGTGAGTGATCAGTTCAACATATAACATACACACTGTTTAGATATTTATTCATACGCTTTGTTTATATGGTTCGATTTAATGTCTGTGTTATATAGCATGCGCAACGAGTGGGGTGTTGTATGGTTGCATCGCGTTTTGTATCGCGATACCGTGCATAATGTCATGCACATATAGAACCAAGTTGAGGGCTAAATTCGGGCTGATGGAGTCACCAGCACAGGACTGGTTGGTTCACTGTTTTTGTGAGTGGTGTGCTCTGTGTCAAGAGTACAGAGAGCTTCAGCATATGGGATATGACCCTGCTATTGGTAAGTAAATGCCTCAAATCCTTACTAAATCTTAATTGGCCAAGTCTTGGATTTTAGTCAAATGAAACTCttcaaaaatcaaattccaTACATTGTGGAACTTCAGTTTTAGTCTTCTAATCTATGTTGTTCTGATAATTTTAGTCCTTTTCCGTATGTCACTGACGTGTTACTAACATGAAGCTAATGTATTCAGTGCCACACAAGAACTTCTCTAGAAATAAATGACTAAAATACAAAAACATAGGTGCACGAAGACTTAATTTTGACGATATAACATACTAAAATCGCACATATGCATGATGGCGGAAAAAACAATgttaccaattttttttttttttttttttttggtctttTGGATAGGTTGGCAGGGGAATCAGGCGAAGATGAGGcaacaccagaaccagcagtTCGGGATGACACCTCCGCCAGGGCAAAGGATGATGATGTGAGCAAATGCATGTACCAATGTCAAATTTATTACGTgtaacacatatatataatcGCTGAATTAATTACATTGGATTTATGTTACACTGAGTGCGTTTGATTAGTTTTGGTGTTATtgtgtgtatttttttttttttttaaattttcaaatttgggGTGTGTAAACGATAATGTAGTAAACTAGCCCGCTTAGGGGTGGGTACCGTACCGAACTACGGtaccgtataccgtaccgaaaatataattccataccgataccgataccggaaattcggtataccgaattttcggtatgaaaaaagttcatactcggtataccgaatttaaattttaaaaaaataataataaaaagctattttcggtatttcggtaagtttgatattttttcggtacggtttttcggtatttcggtattttttcccacccctaagCCCGCTATATGCGTATGTTTTGCTATTTGTTATAAATGTTTTAAGgctcacacatatatatatgtgtgtgtgtgtgtgaaatcCTTCCGATGACATTTTTCATCCAAAGGAATTAAGTTGTTGCTCCAGCACttgcattttctttttttcataattctatattttatattttatatcaaaattgtttgtattattaaatttaaattacataaaatagcTAAATTTGatgtcaattttaaaaaattattttagtaaatttatgTATTATCTTATAATTATCATGTCtacttttcaaaaaaattagaattactaaaatattttatttgatctttatccaaaattttgaatttttaaatgatcATTATGATGTcagaaattattataaaaaacattaaattaaaataacaaaaaaaatttaacacgAAAATAACACATATGTATGCAACATGTGCAAACGTCCCGATTGATAATACAATTCCTTCTCATATTATGTACTTcattaaatatagaaaattgcatttatttttggatatatttgcttcattttatttttttgtaatgtAATTATAagtatatgtatgtgtgtgttatATTAAAAACGAATGTGTGGAAAAATGTaatgatatataaatatatatagtttttatATGTTTGACATTTCATGGGCATCACAAGATGTTCACGTGAACGTTTAATACAACatatttctcgataccgattaATGTGACATTCACAAGATATTCATGTGAACATCTTGCGGTGTCCATGAAATGCTTTGTAAGAGACgttcatcatatcatatttttatatatgcAGAGGCGGAGCCAAAGGCTCTAAAGTCCGGGtgacccaattttttttaaaaaacttatatgtaaattttatataattttggaataatataatattagtccggataaatcaatttaatatattaaaaaattatatagtttaaaattttagcccgaacggagccatatttctggctccgccactatatatatatgtgtgtgtgtatcgaTGATTTATATATAGCATGTGGGACATTCCTACTAATTCTTGTACACATGAATATTAAAATGAACTGTCACCCCTTGTCATGCAGTAGTATAAACCTTCTCCGATTCGGTCTCAGATAATAGCGGAAAAAACCTCACCCGGCGATCTCAAATAACTAAtataataacattttaacaaTCTAAATTGATCGATTATATGATAAAAGTTgtgaaataaaaattataaatatcaataaaatcaatatataatttaatttaacatcctcaaaaatatttaaaataatgagaAAATCGTAATTTTGTTTACTTGCCTCTTCGCGATTTTGTTTATTCATATTATCAAATTGATTTTcgtcttaaatattttaatttttagaaaattttaatctttttttttattttgaatcatcCGTTATCTTAATGAGTcgaaaaaatgacaaaaatttgtgtgagacggtctcacggatcgtattttgtgagacatatatcttattttggtcatccataaaaaatattactttttataataagagtattactttttattgtgaatatcgatagaattGACTTCTTTCACAGATAAAAAAACATTCTCAACAaagttaatattaaataaaatttcacaaCAAGAGAGCCAATCGAGAGAATTATTAAAAACCAaaatttctcataaaataaattaaataagttGGAGCATGCAAGTGATCTTCCTCTGCAATTTTTACCGTTGACTTGAGCAACTCAAAAAGTCGTCGCCCCTTCCTGTTCCCTTCTTCACCTCTTCTGCGAGGTGAAAACCAGAGAGAATCACGCAATCGTAAGCACACAGTAGGCGATAATGGAGGTGAATCATAATCCTTCGCCTCAGCTAACGGGCGTGGTGATAATCACGTTGCCTCCGCCGGACAACCCCTCTTTGGGCAAAACTATTACTGCTTACACTCTATCTAACGACGATCAAACACCAACTCCTCCTGTTGATAGTCCACCGCTAGCCTCCCAAAATCGTACCTTTTCTGCCCAAAACTTCTTTTAC from the Primulina tabacum isolate GXHZ01 chromosome 16, ASM2559414v2, whole genome shotgun sequence genome contains:
- the LOC142529401 gene encoding protein PLANT CADMIUM RESISTANCE 4-like — its product is MGRVGNNEPQVQETIDDSFPESEQPVTKPRSQPPSNNKPQKNSPHTGGEEDDDLYYVSSQDHHQDQTPAQFPPLNSEYHHELPNQHVPPPANMHFAHQVPRPQMGHPVMASPVPPFNFVAPQQDKAWNSNLFDCMNDPQNALITACFPCITFGQIAEILDSGNTTCATSGVLYGCIAFCIAIPCIMSCTYRTKLRAKFGLMESPAQDWLVHCFCEWCALCQEYRELQHMGYDPAIGWQGNQAKMRQHQNQQFGMTPPPGQRMMM